From one Bacteroides intestinalis DSM 17393 genomic stretch:
- a CDS encoding TolC family protein, which yields MKRTILSLITICCTSLALQAQMPQSYTLKSCLEYGLQNNYSLRITRNEEQVSKNNATLGNAGYLPTLDLSASYKGTVDNTDSKVRATGEHLKENGVFDQTMNVGLNLNWTIFDGFNITANYQRLKELERQGETNTRIAVEDLIANIAAEYYNYLQHKIRLNNFRYAVSLSKERLRIVEERYHIGNFSRLDYQQAKVDFNADSAQYMKQQELLHTSRIQLNELMANEDVDQPIVVQDSLINVDGSLNFEELWNATLQANASLLRAHQNNTLAQLDYKKVCSRDYPYLKLNGGYGYTFNKYDVATNIQRGNLGANFGLTIGFNLFDGNRRRERNNARIAIQNARLEREQLEQALRADLSNLWQAYQNNLQMLNLERQNLVAAKENHEIAMERYMLGNLSGIEMREAQKSLLDAEERILSAEYNTKVCEISLLQISGKVTKYLE from the coding sequence ATGAAACGTACGATTTTATCCCTCATAACGATTTGTTGCACCTCGCTTGCTTTGCAGGCGCAGATGCCTCAATCTTATACACTGAAATCCTGTCTGGAATACGGACTTCAAAACAATTATTCGTTGCGCATTACCCGTAATGAAGAACAAGTCTCCAAGAACAATGCAACATTGGGTAACGCCGGCTACCTGCCAACACTTGACCTGTCAGCAAGTTATAAAGGAACTGTTGATAACACTGACAGTAAAGTGCGTGCCACCGGAGAACACCTCAAAGAGAATGGTGTATTCGACCAGACCATGAATGTAGGTCTCAATCTGAATTGGACTATCTTTGACGGTTTCAACATCACCGCCAACTACCAACGGTTGAAGGAACTGGAACGACAAGGTGAAACAAATACCCGTATTGCTGTAGAAGATTTGATAGCCAATATTGCAGCGGAATATTACAACTACCTGCAACATAAAATCCGCCTGAATAATTTCCGTTACGCCGTATCTCTATCCAAAGAACGTTTACGTATCGTAGAGGAGCGTTATCACATTGGTAACTTCTCCCGTCTGGATTACCAACAGGCAAAAGTGGACTTCAATGCCGACAGTGCTCAGTATATGAAGCAGCAAGAGTTATTGCATACCTCCCGTATCCAACTGAACGAACTGATGGCAAATGAAGATGTGGACCAACCGATTGTTGTCCAGGATAGCCTTATCAACGTAGACGGCAGTCTGAACTTTGAAGAGCTTTGGAATGCTACCCTGCAAGCGAATGCCTCCCTGCTGAGAGCCCATCAAAACAATACACTTGCACAACTGGATTACAAGAAGGTTTGCTCCCGCGACTACCCTTATCTGAAGCTGAACGGGGGCTATGGCTATACTTTCAATAAATATGATGTTGCTACCAATATCCAGCGTGGTAATCTCGGAGCAAACTTTGGTCTGACTATCGGCTTCAACCTGTTCGATGGGAACCGCCGTCGGGAACGTAACAATGCGCGTATTGCCATTCAGAATGCCCGTCTGGAACGGGAGCAACTGGAACAGGCATTGCGTGCCGACCTGAGTAATTTGTGGCAAGCCTACCAGAATAACCTGCAAATGCTAAACCTGGAACGTCAGAATCTTGTAGCCGCAAAGGAGAATCATGAGATCGCCATGGAGCGCTATATGTTGGGAAACCTTTCCGGTATCGAAATGCGTGAAGCACAAAAGAGCCTTCTGGATGCGGAGGAAAGAATCCTTTCTGCGGAATATAATACGAAAGTTTGTGAGATTTCCTTGTTGCAAATCAGTGGAAAGGTAACAAAATACCTGGAATAG
- a CDS encoding DUF4954 family protein, with amino-acid sequence MDYRHLTEDEILRLKSQSCLADDWGKVTVAEDFVTEFVHHTRFSGNVRLGVFQSEFTLPGGIKKHSGLRHVTLHNVSVGDNCCIENIQNYIANYEIGHDTFIENVDIILVDGLSKFGNGVEVSVLNETGGREVLINDKLSAHQAYILALYRHRPELICRMKAITDFYSNKHASAIGSIGNHVMILNTGSIKNVRIGDYCHICGTCRLYNGSINSNEEAPVHLGHGVICDDFIISSGSHIDDGAMLSRCFIGQACRLGHNYSASDSLFFSNCQGENGEACAIFAGPFTVTHHKSTLLIAGMFSFMNAGSGSNQSNHMYKLGPIHQGTLERGAKTTSDSYILWPARVGAFSLVMGRHVNHSDTSNLPFSYLIEQNNTTYLVPGVNLRSVGTIRDAQKWPKRDGRTDTNKLDFINYNLLSPYTVQKMFKGRETLQNLRHASGELSDIYSFHSAKIRNSALVKGIKFYEIAIHKFLGNSVIKRLEGIDFKSNEEIRARLKPDTVIGSGEWVDISGLIAPKSEIDALINDIECGKVDRLKSINAEFEKMHQNYYTYEWTWAYEKLEEFYGIKPENITTADIIRIVEKWKEAVVGLDCMVYDDAKKEFSLASMTGFGADGSRAEKEMDFEQVRGDFESNPFVTAVLKHIEDKTALGDELISRMQRIASFYAN; translated from the coding sequence ATGGATTACAGACATTTAACCGAAGACGAGATACTTCGGTTGAAAAGCCAGTCGTGTCTGGCAGATGATTGGGGGAAAGTAACGGTAGCGGAAGACTTTGTTACCGAATTTGTGCATCATACCCGGTTTTCGGGAAATGTACGTTTAGGTGTGTTTCAATCAGAATTCACACTACCGGGAGGAATCAAGAAACACTCCGGTCTGCGCCATGTGACGCTACACAATGTTTCTGTAGGAGATAACTGTTGCATAGAGAATATCCAGAATTACATTGCTAATTATGAAATCGGGCATGATACATTTATTGAGAATGTGGATATTATCCTGGTAGATGGTTTGAGTAAATTTGGTAATGGGGTAGAGGTATCCGTGTTGAATGAAACAGGTGGGCGTGAGGTACTAATCAATGATAAACTTTCTGCGCATCAAGCCTATATCCTGGCACTTTACCGTCACCGTCCGGAGCTGATTTGCCGGATGAAGGCTATCACTGATTTTTATTCCAATAAGCATGCTTCTGCAATAGGTAGCATTGGCAACCATGTCATGATACTCAATACTGGATCTATCAAGAACGTACGTATTGGAGATTATTGCCACATTTGTGGGACGTGTCGTCTTTATAATGGAAGCATCAATAGTAATGAAGAGGCACCGGTACATCTTGGTCATGGGGTGATCTGTGATGATTTTATCATCTCGTCCGGTTCGCATATAGATGATGGGGCGATGTTAAGCCGCTGTTTCATAGGGCAGGCTTGTCGTCTGGGGCATAACTATTCAGCATCCGATTCACTCTTTTTTAGCAATTGTCAAGGAGAAAATGGTGAAGCATGTGCTATTTTTGCCGGACCTTTCACGGTGACGCATCATAAATCCACCTTATTGATTGCCGGTATGTTCTCATTTATGAATGCCGGTTCCGGATCTAACCAAAGTAACCATATGTATAAGTTAGGTCCTATTCACCAAGGTACTTTGGAACGCGGTGCTAAGACTACTTCCGACTCTTATATTCTATGGCCTGCCCGTGTGGGAGCCTTTTCGTTGGTGATGGGGCGTCACGTCAATCATTCCGATACATCCAATCTGCCTTTTTCCTATCTGATAGAACAGAATAATACCACTTATCTTGTGCCGGGCGTTAACTTGAGGAGTGTCGGAACCATCCGTGATGCGCAGAAATGGCCGAAGCGTGACGGACGTACTGATACCAATAAGTTGGATTTCATCAATTACAACTTGCTCAGTCCTTATACTGTACAAAAGATGTTTAAGGGGCGAGAGACTTTGCAGAATCTGCGCCATGCTTCCGGAGAACTTTCTGATATTTATTCTTTCCATAGTGCTAAAATCCGTAATTCAGCGTTAGTGAAGGGGATAAAGTTCTATGAGATAGCTATTCATAAATTCCTTGGGAACTCTGTAATCAAGCGTCTGGAAGGTATTGATTTTAAGAGTAACGAAGAAATACGTGCCCGTCTGAAACCTGATACGGTGATAGGTAGTGGTGAGTGGGTGGATATTTCCGGATTGATAGCTCCGAAGAGCGAGATAGATGCTTTAATCAATGATATAGAGTGTGGTAAAGTGGATCGTCTGAAGTCTATTAATGCGGAATTCGAGAAGATGCATCAGAACTACTATACTTACGAATGGACCTGGGCTTATGAGAAGTTAGAAGAGTTTTATGGTATCAAGCCTGAGAATATTACGACGGCAGATATCATCCGTATTGTAGAAAAGTGGAAAGAAGCTGTAGTTGGGCTGGACTGTATGGTGTACGATGACGCTAAGAAAGAATTCTCACTGGCCTCCATGACGGGCTTTGGTGCCGATGGTTCGCGTGCAGAGAAAGAAATGGACTTTGAACAGGTGCGTGGAGATTTCGAAAGTAATCCTTTTGTCACTGCTGTGCTGAAACATATTGAAGATAAGACAGCATTGGGTGACGAACTGATAAGTCGTATGCAGCGGATAGCATCATTTTACGCTAATTAA
- the pelA gene encoding pectate lyase, whose protein sequence is MKKICLCCLALICLTNLFAQETVNYKEKMPYKIWVKMAPKLNDEFFKTDEAIRIGDNVLLYQQTTGGWPKNIYMPAELTQQELEDVLASKDEVNESTIDNGATSTEIQYLSRLYLATHIEKYKDGALDGIRYILKAQYPNGGWPQFWPRPKGYYTHITYNDNAMVNVMELLREVYEKKEPYTYVPDSICDRARAAFDKGIECILKTQVVLNGKPTVWCAQHDEHTLAPAKARAYELPSLSGAESDNIVILLMSLPDPSKEIIECIENAIEWFKASKIEGMKKEFFTNDEGKKDFRMVPCTDCPPLWARFYTLEDNRPFVSDRDGVKKFDISEIGYERRNGYSWYNSDGLKVFKKYEQWKKKHNK, encoded by the coding sequence ATGAAAAAGATTTGCCTGTGTTGCCTGGCTCTAATCTGCCTGACAAACCTATTCGCACAAGAAACCGTAAACTACAAAGAAAAGATGCCGTACAAGATTTGGGTAAAGATGGCCCCCAAGCTCAACGACGAATTTTTTAAAACCGACGAAGCCATCCGCATTGGCGACAACGTCTTACTTTACCAGCAAACTACCGGAGGTTGGCCCAAAAACATTTATATGCCTGCCGAACTGACTCAACAGGAGTTAGAAGATGTACTTGCCTCTAAAGACGAAGTAAACGAAAGTACAATAGACAATGGTGCTACCAGCACAGAGATACAATATCTCTCACGCTTGTACCTGGCCACCCATATTGAGAAATACAAAGACGGGGCACTGGATGGTATTCGCTACATTCTCAAAGCACAATATCCCAATGGTGGTTGGCCTCAATTCTGGCCCCGTCCTAAAGGTTACTATACACATATCACCTACAATGACAACGCAATGGTAAATGTCATGGAATTGCTGCGTGAAGTATATGAAAAGAAAGAGCCCTACACCTATGTTCCCGACAGTATCTGTGACCGTGCCCGTGCCGCTTTCGACAAAGGTATAGAATGTATTTTAAAAACTCAGGTAGTACTGAATGGAAAACCGACTGTATGGTGTGCACAGCATGATGAACACACCCTTGCCCCCGCCAAAGCACGTGCTTATGAACTTCCCTCACTGAGTGGTGCCGAATCGGACAACATCGTCATTCTGTTAATGTCTCTGCCTGATCCTTCAAAAGAGATTATCGAATGTATAGAGAACGCTATCGAATGGTTCAAAGCATCAAAGATTGAGGGAATGAAGAAAGAGTTCTTCACGAATGATGAAGGCAAAAAAGACTTCCGTATGGTTCCATGCACAGATTGTCCTCCCCTGTGGGCACGCTTCTATACTTTAGAAGACAACCGTCCGTTCGTTAGCGATCGTGATGGGGTGAAGAAGTTCGACATTTCCGAAATCGGATATGAGCGCCGTAACGGATACAGTTGGTATAATAGTGACGGGCTGAAAGTATTCAAGAAATACGAGCAGTGGAAAAAGAAACACAATAAATGA
- a CDS encoding fumarate hydratase, translated as MATTPPFHYQPMFEHGEDKTEYYLLTKDYVSVSEFEGKPMLKIEKEGLTAMANTAFRDVSFMLRRSHNEQVAKILRDPEASDNDKYVALTFLRNAEVASKGVLPFCQDTGTAIVHGEKGQQVWTGYCDEEALSLGVYKTYTEENLRYSQNAPLNMYDEVNTKCNLPAQIDIEATEGMEYKFLCVTKGGGSANKTYLYQETKAILNPGTLVPFLVEKMKTLGTAACPPYHIAFVIGGTSAEKNLLTVKLASTHYYDELPTTGNEYGRAFRDVELEKEVLKEAHKIGLGAQFGGKYLAHDVRIIRLPRHGASCPVGLGVSCSADRNIKCKINKDGIWIEKLDSNPGELIPEEMRHAGEGAVVKINLNQPMADILKELTKYPVATRLSLNGTIIVGRDIAHAKLKERLDRGEDLPQYIKDHPIYYAGPAKTPAGMSCGSMGPTTAGRMDSYVELFQSHGGSMVMLAKGNRSQQVTDACKKYGGFYLGSIGGPAAILAQNNIKSIECVEYPELGMEAIWKIEVEDFPAFILVDDKGNDFFKQLKPWNCSK; from the coding sequence ATGGCAACAACACCTCCGTTCCATTATCAACCTATGTTTGAGCATGGAGAAGATAAGACAGAGTATTATCTGCTTACAAAAGATTATGTATCCGTAAGCGAGTTTGAAGGGAAACCTATGCTGAAGATTGAAAAAGAAGGTCTCACAGCAATGGCTAATACGGCTTTCCGCGATGTGTCATTCATGTTGCGCCGTTCGCACAATGAGCAAGTTGCTAAGATTCTGCGCGATCCGGAAGCAAGTGATAATGATAAATATGTAGCACTAACTTTCCTGCGTAATGCAGAAGTAGCCTCTAAAGGCGTGCTTCCTTTCTGCCAGGATACCGGTACGGCTATCGTTCATGGTGAAAAGGGACAACAGGTATGGACCGGATATTGCGATGAAGAAGCACTTTCATTGGGCGTCTACAAAACATATACTGAAGAAAACCTGCGCTACTCTCAGAATGCTCCGTTGAATATGTACGACGAGGTGAATACAAAATGTAACCTGCCTGCACAGATTGATATCGAAGCTACCGAAGGTATGGAATATAAATTCCTTTGTGTGACTAAAGGGGGGGGGTCGGCAAATAAGACTTATCTCTATCAGGAAACAAAGGCAATCCTGAATCCCGGTACATTGGTTCCTTTCCTTGTTGAGAAGATGAAAACCCTGGGTACAGCTGCTTGTCCTCCTTATCATATTGCTTTCGTCATCGGTGGTACTTCTGCAGAGAAGAACCTGTTGACTGTGAAGTTGGCATCTACTCATTACTACGATGAATTACCAACTACCGGTAATGAATACGGTCGTGCTTTCCGCGATGTGGAACTTGAAAAAGAAGTACTGAAGGAAGCTCACAAGATTGGTCTCGGTGCACAGTTTGGCGGTAAATATCTGGCTCACGATGTACGTATCATTCGTTTACCTCGTCATGGTGCTTCTTGTCCGGTAGGATTGGGCGTTTCCTGCTCTGCCGACCGTAACATCAAGTGTAAGATCAATAAGGATGGTATCTGGATTGAAAAGCTGGACAGCAATCCGGGTGAACTCATTCCGGAAGAAATGCGTCATGCAGGCGAAGGTGCCGTCGTTAAGATAAACCTGAACCAACCGATGGCAGATATTCTGAAAGAACTGACTAAATATCCGGTAGCCACCCGCTTGTCACTGAACGGTACGATTATCGTGGGACGTGATATTGCTCATGCTAAGCTGAAAGAACGTCTGGATCGTGGTGAAGACCTGCCACAATACATCAAGGATCATCCTATTTATTATGCCGGTCCTGCTAAAACTCCCGCCGGAATGTCTTGTGGCTCTATGGGTCCTACTACTGCGGGACGTATGGACTCATATGTAGAGTTGTTCCAGAGTCATGGTGGTAGTATGGTTATGCTTGCTAAGGGTAACCGTAGCCAGCAGGTGACGGATGCTTGCAAGAAATACGGTGGTTTCTATCTCGGCTCTATCGGTGGTCCTGCTGCTATCCTGGCACAGAACAATATCAAGAGTATCGAATGTGTGGAATATCCCGAACTCGGTATGGAAGCTATCTGGAAGATTGAAGTAGAAGACTTCCCGGCATTTATCCTGGTAGATGATAAAGGCAATGATTTCTTTAAGCAACTGAAACCATGGAATTGTAGTAAGTAA
- the hflX gene encoding GTPase HflX, which yields MKEFVISEVQAETAVLVGLITKMQDERKTNEYLDELEFLAETAGAEVVKRFTQKLDQAHSVTYVGKGKLEEIKEYIRSEEEAEREIGMVIFDDELSAKQIRNIEAELKIKILDRTSLILDIFAMRAQTANAKTQVELAQYKYMLPRLQRLWTHLERQGGGSGAGGGKGSVGLRGPGETQLEMDRRIILNRMSLLKERLAEIDKQKATQRKNRGRMIRAALVGYTNVGKSTLMNLLAKSEVFAENKLFATLDTTVRKVIIDNLPFLLSDTVGFIRKLPTDLVDSFKSTLDEVREADLLLHIVDISHPDFEEQIEVVNKTLADIGASGKPMILVFNKIDAYTYVEKAADDLTPRTKENLTLEELMKTWMAKMEDNCLFISAREKINLEELKSVVYARVKELHVQKYPYNDFLYQTYEEEEV from the coding sequence ATGAAAGAATTTGTAATCTCCGAAGTACAGGCAGAAACGGCGGTATTAGTTGGTCTCATTACGAAAATGCAGGATGAGCGTAAGACAAACGAATACCTCGATGAACTGGAATTCTTGGCTGAGACAGCCGGGGCGGAAGTAGTGAAACGATTTACTCAGAAGCTGGATCAGGCACATTCTGTGACCTACGTCGGCAAGGGTAAACTGGAAGAAATAAAAGAATATATCCGGAGCGAAGAGGAAGCCGAACGGGAAATCGGTATGGTGATTTTCGATGACGAACTCTCCGCGAAACAAATACGTAATATTGAAGCGGAGTTGAAGATCAAGATATTAGATCGTACTTCGCTTATTCTCGACATATTTGCTATGCGCGCACAGACAGCCAATGCAAAGACGCAGGTGGAACTGGCACAGTATAAATACATGCTTCCCCGCTTGCAACGTTTGTGGACTCACTTGGAACGCCAAGGTGGTGGTTCCGGCGCCGGTGGCGGTAAAGGTTCCGTGGGACTTCGTGGTCCGGGTGAAACGCAGTTGGAAATGGACCGTCGTATCATCTTGAACCGTATGTCATTGCTGAAAGAGCGTTTGGCAGAGATTGATAAACAAAAGGCAACTCAGCGGAAGAACCGCGGGCGCATGATCCGTGCGGCACTAGTGGGATATACCAATGTGGGTAAATCTACATTGATGAATCTGCTGGCGAAGAGTGAAGTCTTTGCAGAAAACAAGCTGTTTGCGACATTGGATACTACAGTGCGCAAGGTGATTATTGATAATCTGCCGTTCTTGCTTTCAGATACGGTTGGTTTCATCCGTAAGTTGCCGACAGACTTGGTCGATTCTTTTAAATCAACTCTGGACGAAGTGCGCGAGGCGGATTTGCTGTTGCACATTGTGGATATTTCACATCCTGACTTTGAAGAACAAATAGAAGTAGTCAATAAAACTCTGGCAGATATCGGTGCATCCGGTAAGCCTATGATACTTGTTTTTAATAAAATAGACGCTTACACCTATGTGGAGAAAGCGGCTGACGACCTTACCCCCAGAACAAAGGAAAACTTGACACTCGAGGAACTGATGAAGACTTGGATGGCAAAGATGGAGGATAATTGCCTCTTTATCTCTGCCCGCGAGAAGATCAATTTAGAGGAACTGAAGAGTGTAGTTTATGCGCGTGTAAAAGAATTGCATGTACAGAAGTACCCTTATAACGATTTTCTTTATCAGACCTACGAAGAAGAAGAGGTCTAA
- a CDS encoding efflux RND transporter permease subunit, whose product MNISELSIRRPVLSTVLTLIILLFGIIGYSYLGVREYPSVDNPIISVSCSYPGANADVIENQITEPLEQNINGIPGIRSLSSVSQQGSSRITVEFELSVDLETAANDVRDKVSRAQRYLPRDCDPPTVSKADADAMPILMVALQSDKRSLLELSEIADLTVKEQLQTIADVSSVSIWGEKRYSMRLWLDPIKMSGYGITPIDVKNAVDKENVELPSGSIEGNTVELTIRTLGLMHTAEEFNNLILREDNNRIVRFSDIGRAELGPADIKSYMKMNGVPMVGIVVIPQPGANHIKIADAVYERMKQMKKDLPEDVQYSYGFDNTKFIRASIDEVKETVYVAFILVIIIIFLFLRDWRVTLVPCIVIPVSLIGAFFVMYLAGFSINVLSMLAVVLAVGLVVDDAIVMTENIYVRIERGMPPKEAGIEGAKEIFFAVISTTITLVAVFFPIVFMDGMTGRLFREFSIVVSGSVIISSFAALTFTPMLATKLLVKQEKKNWFYIKTEPFFEGMNRIYSRSLEIFLRKRWLAMPLVLGTLFIIVFLWNAIPAEMAPLEDRSQISINTRGAEGVTYEYIRDYTEDINQLVDSILPDAESVTARVSSGSGNVRITLKDMKDRDYTQMEVAEQISRAVQKKTKARSFVQQSSSFGGRRGGMPVQYVLQATNIEKLQEVLPKFMAKVYENPVFQMADVNLKFSKPEARININRDKASIMGVSTRNIAQTLQYGLSGQRMGYFYMNGKQYEILGEINRQQRNKPADLKGIYIRSDKGEMVQLDNLIELTSGIAPPQLYRYNRFVSATISAGLADGKTIGQGLDEMDKIAKETLDDTFRTALTGDSKEYRESSSSLMFAFVLAILLIYLILAAQFESFKDPLIIMLTVPLAIAGALVFMYFGDITMNIFSQIGIIMLIGLVAKNGILIVEFANQKQEAGEDKMEAIKDASLQRLRPILMTSASTILGLIPLAFASGEGCNQRIAMGTAVVGGMLVSTFLTMYIVPAIYSYISTNRSKLKKS is encoded by the coding sequence ATGAATATATCTGAACTCAGTATACGGCGCCCGGTACTTTCCACAGTGCTCACCCTTATTATCCTGCTTTTCGGGATTATCGGGTACAGCTACCTCGGCGTCCGAGAATATCCGTCCGTGGACAATCCTATCATTTCGGTATCTTGCTCCTACCCGGGTGCAAATGCCGATGTTATTGAAAACCAGATTACCGAACCACTGGAACAAAATATCAATGGTATTCCGGGTATCCGTTCCTTGTCCAGCGTCAGCCAGCAGGGTTCATCCCGTATTACGGTAGAATTCGAACTTTCCGTCGACTTGGAAACTGCTGCAAACGACGTGCGTGATAAAGTTTCACGTGCTCAACGCTACCTGCCCCGTGACTGTGACCCGCCTACGGTATCAAAAGCAGATGCAGATGCCATGCCTATCCTGATGGTGGCATTACAAAGTGATAAACGTTCTCTGTTGGAATTGAGTGAAATTGCCGACCTCACCGTAAAAGAACAATTGCAGACTATTGCAGACGTCAGTAGCGTTAGTATTTGGGGAGAAAAGCGTTATTCCATGCGTTTGTGGTTAGATCCGATCAAGATGTCAGGTTATGGCATTACCCCTATCGACGTTAAAAATGCAGTAGATAAAGAAAATGTAGAACTCCCGTCCGGAAGTATTGAAGGTAATACAGTGGAACTTACCATCCGTACATTGGGATTGATGCATACGGCAGAGGAGTTTAACAACCTGATCCTGCGGGAAGATAATAACCGCATTGTTCGTTTCAGTGATATCGGACGGGCAGAATTAGGTCCGGCGGATATAAAAAGCTACATGAAGATGAACGGAGTGCCTATGGTGGGTATCGTTGTGATTCCGCAACCGGGTGCCAATCATATAAAAATTGCCGACGCCGTCTACGAACGCATGAAACAGATGAAGAAAGACCTTCCTGAAGACGTGCAATATTCTTACGGTTTTGACAACACCAAGTTTATCCGTGCTTCCATTGACGAAGTAAAGGAAACCGTATATGTGGCATTTATCCTCGTTATCATTATTATTTTCCTCTTCCTGCGTGACTGGCGCGTAACATTAGTACCTTGTATCGTAATTCCGGTTTCGCTTATCGGTGCATTCTTCGTGATGTACCTGGCAGGATTCTCCATCAATGTGCTTTCCATGTTGGCAGTAGTATTAGCAGTGGGGCTTGTAGTGGATGATGCTATCGTTATGACGGAGAATATCTATGTCCGCATTGAACGTGGAATGCCCCCAAAAGAAGCCGGTATCGAAGGTGCTAAGGAAATTTTCTTCGCCGTAATCTCTACCACCATCACATTGGTGGCCGTATTCTTCCCCATTGTATTTATGGATGGTATGACAGGACGGCTTTTCCGTGAATTCAGTATCGTGGTATCCGGTTCGGTAATCATCTCTTCGTTTGCCGCACTGACCTTCACACCTATGCTTGCTACCAAATTGCTGGTAAAACAAGAAAAGAAAAACTGGTTCTATATAAAAACCGAACCGTTCTTTGAAGGAATGAACCGCATATATAGCCGGTCACTGGAAATCTTCTTACGCAAACGCTGGCTGGCTATGCCTCTTGTATTAGGTACTTTATTTATCATTGTATTCCTTTGGAATGCTATCCCTGCTGAAATGGCCCCCCTTGAAGACCGTTCGCAAATCAGCATTAACACCCGTGGAGCTGAGGGTGTGACGTATGAATATATACGGGATTACACAGAAGACATCAATCAGCTGGTAGACTCCATACTTCCGGATGCAGAGTCTGTTACCGCGCGTGTATCAAGCGGTAGCGGTAATGTGCGTATCACATTGAAAGATATGAAGGATCGTGATTACACACAGATGGAAGTAGCGGAACAGATTTCCCGGGCGGTTCAAAAGAAAACAAAGGCACGGTCTTTTGTACAACAATCTTCTTCATTCGGCGGACGTCGTGGTGGCATGCCTGTACAATATGTACTACAGGCCACCAATATCGAAAAGTTGCAAGAGGTATTACCCAAATTCATGGCAAAAGTTTATGAAAATCCGGTATTCCAGATGGCTGATGTAAACCTGAAATTCAGCAAACCCGAAGCACGTATCAACATCAACCGTGATAAAGCAAGTATCATGGGAGTAAGTACACGCAACATTGCACAAACCTTACAATACGGATTGAGCGGCCAGCGTATGGGTTACTTCTATATGAACGGAAAACAATATGAGATATTAGGAGAGATCAACCGTCAGCAGCGTAATAAACCTGCCGACCTGAAAGGTATCTATATCCGTAGTGACAAAGGAGAGATGGTGCAGTTGGACAATTTGATTGAACTGACTAGTGGTATTGCCCCACCGCAGTTATACCGTTACAATCGTTTCGTTTCCGCCACCATTTCTGCCGGACTTGCCGATGGAAAGACTATCGGACAGGGATTGGATGAAATGGATAAAATAGCCAAGGAAACACTGGACGATACATTCCGTACCGCATTGACCGGAGACTCAAAAGAATACCGGGAAAGTTCTTCCAGTCTGATGTTTGCCTTCGTACTGGCCATCTTGCTGATTTACCTGATTCTGGCAGCTCAGTTCGAAAGTTTCAAGGACCCGCTGATTATCATGCTTACCGTACCTCTGGCCATTGCAGGTGCCCTGGTATTCATGTATTTCGGCGATATTACTATGAATATCTTCAGCCAGATCGGCATCATTATGCTGATTGGTCTGGTAGCGAAAAACGGTATCCTCATTGTAGAATTTGCCAATCAGAAGCAAGAAGCCGGAGAAGACAAGATGGAAGCCATCAAAGATGCATCACTACAACGTCTACGCCCTATTCTAATGACCAGTGCCTCTACCATTCTGGGACTGATACCGCTGGCATTCGCTTCGGGGGAAGGTTGTAATCAGCGTATTGCCATGGGTACGGCCGTAGTGGGAGGTATGTTGGTATCCACATTCCTGACCATGTACATCGTACCTGCCATATATAGCTATATATCCACTAACCGCAGTAAGTTAAAGAAATCATGA